TGACTTTTGTCATGCATTAATTATTGTACACCAgctttttgtgaatttttttcctgttattctttccagatgtgttttcttcttcagagaCTTTCAAGTGAATTTGCAGGATCATTATGCAGTAAACAATTTAATGTTAAGCTGTAGGAACAACAACCATTTAAACCCTaaccttctccttcctttatTACTATCAGTGAGCTATAACTACACTCCAGAAGTGGGATCAGCCTATTGGCAGAGACAAAACTCACATGTAAGCAATGCAGACAAATTGATTACCTTCTCTGTTTGCATACTTACTCTGGAAACCTTCAGAAGAGCATTTTCTGCAATTCCAGAGAGATCAGCCTGGCCACTGAATACCTCTGTCACACCCATTTTCTGAAACAGGCTTTTAACATCATAGGAGCTGGAGATGGAGAATTTTGGGAGGTCCAGGtagatatttcttttcaaaaataaacaaaaaatgtgaGTTTATTATTGCAAGATCCCTTGATGCAATAGCTGTTGTATGTACACACCCATCCCAAATACCCATGGAGCTAAGACTTGGCTTTCTAAGACAGTGATAAATCCCATGTTAGAGAAGCAGAAATTGAGGTACGTGTCCCATCAGTCACAGTGTGATCAGTAGTGCAGGGACACAGTGCTGGTTTATGAAAGTGACTGGCTGGAAAGTATCATCCagactggagaaaaagaaattgtattttctgttgaaCTGGATTATTCCTACTCAAGGCAGGCTCCTCACAGCAACGTACCTGTGTGCAGGATCCTCACAGCTGGTAGCACTCCCACTGCTGTGACTGGGGGAGCTGAAGATAGGGTTCCCCTTAGGTACGAAATTGCCTGCTACCTTGTCTGATTTAAAGAAACTACTTGATGATTGTTCCTCAGAGCTGTGCTTAGCAACTCATTGTGGCATCCTAAGCTTTACTTTGCCTGAATGACTAGTTATGGCCTTTTTGATATTTAAACAAAGCAGCAGTTAAAAGATTACCTTTCCTCAAGTGATTGCATCCAGTTAGACACTGTTTCTTTTAGTAGAACATCCTCCACCTGACTCATTGTCCCTTCATCAGGCAGAACAAACAATGCAGAAGCATTTCCTTTGTATGGGATTTCTACTACCCAGCAAGACAATTTCTCATCCCTATGGACATTAAAGGTTTTGTGCTGATGCATCATTTTGACCTTAACAGAATTCTTGGCATCCAACAAGAAGTCTTCGTCTCTGGTGGACAAACTGTTGAAAGGTTTCTCCCAGTAGCCTTTTGACAAAAGAATGAATATAGAATggaataaactgaaaaagagaCTAATAAGGGCATGTCACATTAGTTGATgcttaaaatactgattttgaaCTGTAAAGGCAACAACAAGGCTATCTCAGTTTAAGGATGCTTGTTCCCTGGCCATGAAAAGAAGCTTTATGTCATTTTAATGGCTCTAATAAAAAtcacacaagaaaaatataGGCTGAGGGCTGCCGTAGAAAAGACCTGAGCCTTTGCCTGATAAGGCAATGGTAAAACTTCCATGGACCCTGACAATACAGGCTCCAGGCTTATTCCTTTCATACAAGTGTCATCCATGTATGACCATGTCCTGCACAGCCAAACACCTGTGCCTTTCAACAAATGCTCTTAAGTTCCCAAGCTCATCccttctgaatattttcagcTCTGAACCTGGCTTAAAACTGATATGACACTAATCAGTACTTCTACacgttctttctttctttctttctttctttcttattcatATACAAAATGATTCTTAATATCTGGCTTTCAAATATTTACTTAATGTCATTTAAAAGTAGAaagacatattttaaattagatGATAAAAAGGGTTCACAGTGTGAAAAAAGTTATGTTTCTTAGATCTGGATAAGACTTCCAGAGCTTATGTATATAACTGCTACCACGTTTGTCACTCACCTTTAAAGAAAACGTAGTTAATCAGAACCATCACGGTGTCTGGAGAAAGACTCTCGAGTAAACGAACAATTTTCCCAtgggtttttgtttctgtgtagtTATTGATTTCCTTTAAAGCCGCTGGAGAATTCTGGAAGTTACTAGGAATAGcttcagaataataaaaatttgtGACATCATCCAAAAATTTTTGGAGCAGTTTCATTCGCTTGTCTATGAAGAGGGCATTGCCCATGCTCAACTGGACTTCTCGGTGAGGGTCGTTCAGCAGCTGGAGGATATGCTGAAATCCCTCATGgatctcctgctcctccatctCTGTCAGGTTGAAGGCAAGGCCTTTCTGCAGCTCACTGAGTGTGTTTGATCTGGCCCCCAGGGAGAGCATTGCAAAGGCAGTGGCAATGctcaaaggagagaaaaaaatgttcttgttGCCTGCCTCCTCTCTGACCTGCTTGTAAAACCTAAACGCGAACTCAGCATTGCTGGGGGCTATCTTGACATGAGCCAAGTTTTCACCTTCAGCATGGGTATGGTCTTCTGGGAAATGGAGTATTTTTTGTTCCTGCTGTTCATCATTGAGGTTGGACGTATGTTGAGCCTGGACTTGAAGCCCAAGAAGcaacaaacacaaacacaatgcagacttcattttccttctgaacaGCTCTGTTAAGAAAGAATAGAGCAACTTTTAGATCTAGAGAATTTTATCTTTCCTGCACAAAAATAGTTTTTGTATTCTAGATACTGATTTGCAGATGTCAGTCTTTAGGATTACTGTTCTATTTAGAAATGCTCTTCTACTTGGCCTCCTGGGTAGTATATTTCTAGTCAGTTCTATTAGTTTCTGACCAATgaacaaaggaaggaagataTTAATGTGATATCGTCAGGAAAGAATCGATGTTGTGTAGGCTTTTGTGAGGTATTATGCCTGAAATAGTTCTTGCCTCTGACCAGCATGGTCTCATCTGCCCTTTCCTGGTGAAGAACCATGAAATAGACTGGAGAAGAATGTTCTCCATAGGGCGCCTCACCTAAATTATCTCAAATGACAGAAACTCAAAAACATGAAGTATGCAGTGGCCTGCAGGAAAACAGACGATCTAAATGTTGTTCAT
The Pelecanus crispus isolate bPelCri1 chromosome 6, bPelCri1.pri, whole genome shotgun sequence DNA segment above includes these coding regions:
- the LOC104028621 gene encoding alpha-1-antitrypsin — its product is MKSALCLCLLLLGLQVQAQHTSNLNDEQQEQKILHFPEDHTHAEGENLAHVKIAPSNAEFAFRFYKQVREEAGNKNIFFSPLSIATAFAMLSLGARSNTLSELQKGLAFNLTEMEEQEIHEGFQHILQLLNDPHREVQLSMGNALFIDKRMKLLQKFLDDVTNFYYSEAIPSNFQNSPAALKEINNYTETKTHGKIVRLLESLSPDTVMVLINYVFFKGYWEKPFNSLSTRDEDFLLDAKNSVKVKMMHQHKTFNVHRDEKLSCWVVEIPYKGNASALFVLPDEGTMSQVEDVLLKETVSNWMQSLEERNIYLDLPKFSISSSYDVKSLFQKMGVTEVFSGQADLSGIAENALLKVSRAIHKATVDVSENGTEAAAATAIEVVLLSALFPSPPHIRFNRPFLMMIVDKTTHSILFMGKIVNPAAKEA